In the genome of Apodemus sylvaticus chromosome 2, mApoSyl1.1, whole genome shotgun sequence, one region contains:
- the LOC127677914 gene encoding LOW QUALITY PROTEIN: endogenous retrovirus group K member 6 Gag polyprotein-like (The sequence of the model RefSeq protein was modified relative to this genomic sequence to represent the inferred CDS: deleted 1 base in 1 codon) — QKLEFEIKLQKLTNELQELKRVSNTRENNNSETRQSPLERVISQARGEGQDTSEILAFPVLEIEDQENVIRQYQTLEFKVIKELKLAVAQYGPTAPFKQALLDTVIESNLTPQDWRTLCKATLSGGGGVDFLLWSSEWREASKRTATTNTQAGHPEWNADMLLGEGVYEGNTNQMGFPIAVYAQIAVAARHAWNLLPSKGDPSGNLTGVKQAPDELFQDFVDRLLKTANRIFGNSQAENPLVTQLAYENVNAACREAIRPHRGTTDLVGYIRLCSEIGPSYNQGLAMAAALQGTTIQGILSQRRGNRRCFKCGSLGHFKSDCPDNRATINGQSGCSPGTCPKCRKGNHWVKGCKSKTNIHGRPVSGNGRRGPPQAPIHPRQTVCGATQLLPSQGNLSLNSPELHQEVQDWTSAVYSMPY; from the exons caaaagttggagtttgaaattaaattgcagaaattgactaatgaattacaggagctaaaaagggtgtctaatactagagagaacaataattctgagacccgccagtcgccattagaaagagttataagcCAGGCTcgcggagaggggcaggatacgtcagaaatcttagcttttccggtCCTTGAGAttgaagaccaggaaaatgtgattagacaatatcagactttggaatttaaagtgataaaagaattaaagctagccgtagcccagtacggcccgacagctccttTTAAacaggcgttattggatactgtgatagagtcgaatttaactccacaggattggagaacactGTGTAAGGCCAcgttgtcggggggg gggggggtagatttcttgctttggagttctgaatggcgtgaggctagcaaaagaactgccaccactaatactcaggcaggccatccagaatggaatgctgatatgttactgggagaaggtgtatatgaaggaaatactaaccagatgggttttcccatcgcagtgtatgcgcagattgcggtggctgcCCGccatgcttggaatcttttaccatcaaagggagatcctaGTGGGAAtctaacaggtgtcaaacaggctcccgatgaactttttcaggatttcgtggatagattgctaaaaacagctaatagaattttcggaaattctcaggcagaaaatccgctGGTTACCCAACTAGCCTACGAGAATGttaatgcggcctgccgggaggcgatTAGACCTCATAGGGGGACGACAGACTTAGTTGGTTATAttcgtctttgttctgaaattggtccctcgtataatcagggtttagcaatggctgcagcgttgcagggaaccaccattcagggaattctttcgcagagacgaggaaatagaaggtgttttaaatgtggcagtctgggtcattttaaaagtgattgccctgataacagggctactataaacgggcaatcaggttgttcaccaggaacatgccctaagtgtagaaaaggaaatcattgggtgaagggatgcaagtccaaaactaatattcaTGGCAGACCTGTGTCGGGAAACGGGAGGAGGGGCCCgccccaggccccgattcatCCACGACAGACAGTCTGTGGGGCAAcgcagctgctgccgagccaaggaaatctatctttgaactcgccagagctacaccaggaagtgcaggattggacctctgcaGTGTATTCCATGccgtattaa